Proteins encoded together in one Pseudoroseomonas cervicalis window:
- a CDS encoding NmrA/HSCARG family protein, whose protein sequence is MTILVTGATGTVGRHLVQQLVERGAAVRALVRDPAAARLPAGVELARGDLLDIASLRAALSGASSLFLLNAVVPDEVSQALITLNLAREAGIGRIVYLSVLHSDLYANVPHFAGKFGVERMIERMGLSATILRPAYFMQNEGMIRDVVLGHGVYPVPIGQKGLAMVDARDIAEVAALELLRRERSATPLPAERINLVGPETLTGTDVAAIWSALLGRPVAYGGDDTAGFERNLGQAMPGWMAYDMRLMAERFLTDGMRPEPGDVDRLTALLGRPLRTYRGFAAELAAAA, encoded by the coding sequence ATGACCATCCTCGTCACCGGCGCCACCGGCACCGTCGGCCGCCACCTCGTCCAGCAGCTTGTCGAGCGCGGCGCGGCGGTGCGCGCCCTGGTGCGCGATCCCGCGGCGGCGCGGCTGCCCGCCGGCGTCGAGCTGGCGCGGGGCGACCTGCTCGACATCGCCTCGCTGCGCGCCGCGCTGTCGGGCGCCTCCTCCCTGTTCCTGCTCAACGCCGTGGTGCCCGACGAAGTCTCGCAGGCGCTGATCACGCTCAACCTGGCGCGTGAGGCCGGCATCGGGCGGATCGTCTATCTCTCCGTCCTCCACAGCGATCTCTACGCCAATGTGCCGCATTTCGCCGGCAAGTTCGGGGTCGAGCGGATGATCGAGCGCATGGGCCTGTCCGCCACCATCCTGCGCCCCGCCTACTTCATGCAGAACGAGGGCATGATCCGCGACGTGGTGCTCGGCCATGGCGTCTATCCGGTGCCGATCGGCCAGAAGGGCCTCGCCATGGTCGATGCGCGCGACATCGCCGAGGTCGCGGCGCTCGAGCTGCTCCGCCGCGAGCGCTCCGCCACGCCGCTGCCGGCGGAGCGCATCAACCTGGTCGGCCCCGAGACGCTGACCGGCACGGATGTCGCGGCCATCTGGTCGGCGCTGCTCGGCCGCCCGGTCGCCTATGGCGGCGACGACACCGCCGGCTTCGAGCGCAATCTCGGCCAGGCCATGCCGGGCTGGATGGCCTACGACATGCGCCTGATGGCCGAGCGCTTCCTCACCGACGGCATGCGGCCCGAGCCCGGCGATGTGGACCGCC
- a CDS encoding LysR family transcriptional regulator, giving the protein MDLLALADFTLVARHEGFGRAARAAGRPKATLSRRVAELEGRLELRLFERGGRRLRLTQEGRALYERAAALLAELDEAAASIVPGAGRPRGRLRISAPLLFSQTAMGRLAAGFALKHPEIRLEVTTEDRAVDMVEEGYDLVLRINPPATQSLVGRIILRDRLLVVASPALALPVDGAPIPAVVRGAAEQDLSWRLAAPEGPATLVARPVLGLSSLAMVRDAVCAGVGAARLPLSLVGRDLAAGRLRRWGELEGPEIALWALYPSRRLLSPRVSAFLDHLREAFPEGRPEELAAYLQA; this is encoded by the coding sequence ATGGATCTGCTGGCCCTGGCCGATTTCACGCTTGTCGCCCGGCATGAGGGTTTCGGCCGCGCCGCCCGGGCGGCGGGCCGCCCGAAGGCGACCCTGTCCCGCCGGGTGGCGGAGCTGGAGGGGCGCCTCGAGCTGCGCCTGTTCGAGCGCGGCGGGCGCCGCCTGCGGCTGACCCAGGAGGGGCGCGCCCTCTATGAGCGCGCCGCGGCCCTGCTGGCCGAGCTGGACGAGGCGGCGGCTTCCATCGTGCCGGGCGCCGGCCGGCCGCGCGGCCGGCTGCGGATCAGCGCGCCGCTGCTCTTCTCGCAGACCGCGATGGGCAGGCTGGCGGCCGGCTTCGCCCTGAAGCACCCCGAGATCCGGCTGGAGGTGACGACGGAGGACCGGGCGGTGGACATGGTGGAGGAGGGCTATGACCTGGTCCTGCGCATCAACCCGCCCGCCACCCAGAGCCTGGTCGGCCGCATCATCCTGCGGGACCGGCTGCTGGTGGTGGCGAGCCCGGCGCTGGCCCTGCCGGTGGACGGCGCGCCCATCCCGGCGGTGGTGCGCGGCGCGGCCGAGCAGGATCTGTCCTGGCGGCTGGCGGCGCCGGAGGGGCCGGCCACCCTGGTGGCCCGGCCGGTGCTCGGCCTGTCCTCGCTGGCCATGGTGCGCGACGCGGTATGCGCCGGGGTGGGCGCCGCCCGCCTGCCGCTGTCGCTGGTGGGCCGCGACCTGGCCGCCGGCCGGCTGCGGCGCTGGGGCGAGCTGGAGGGGCCGGAGATCGCCCTCTGGGCGCTCTACCCCTCCCGCCGGCTGCTGAGCCCGCGGGTCTCCGCCTTCCTCGACCATCTGCGGGAGGCCTTCCCCGAGGGCCGGCCGGAGGAGCTGGCGGCCTATCTGCAGGCCTGA
- the trxA gene encoding thioredoxin TrxA: MSEFTKAVSDDSFKDEVLGASGPVLVDFWAEWCGPCRMVGPILDEIAQEYAGQLTVAKVNIDENPMTPNDYAVRGIPTMILFKDGKPVETKVGAMPRSQMKEWIAGALAR; encoded by the coding sequence ATGAGCGAATTCACCAAGGCCGTCAGCGACGACAGCTTCAAGGACGAGGTGCTGGGCGCCTCCGGCCCCGTCCTGGTCGATTTCTGGGCCGAGTGGTGCGGCCCCTGCCGCATGGTCGGGCCGATCCTGGACGAGATCGCCCAGGAATATGCCGGCCAGCTGACCGTGGCGAAGGTCAATATCGACGAGAATCCGATGACGCCGAACGACTACGCGGTGCGCGGCATCCCCACCATGATCCTGTTCAAGGATGGCAAGCCGGTGGAGACCAAGGTCGGCGCCATGCCGCGCAGCCAGATGAAGGAGTGGATCGCTGGCGCGCTCGCCCGCTGA
- a CDS encoding PQQ-dependent sugar dehydrogenase: protein MAQGGRLSESQAARFRVTTFAQGLEHPWGAAFLPDGRLLVTERPGRLRLVERDGRLSPPLSGVPSVAAAGQGGLLDIELAPDFAETRELYLCQAVTLRGGNATRLLRARLAGDAASLDAAQPILDATPAQPGNGHYGCRIVFGGDGKLYLSTGDRQSRPERAQALDDLAGKLLRLERDGRPAAGNPFLGREGARPEIYAYGLRNPQGLAVHPRTGRVFEIEMGPRGGDEVNLPEPGANLGWPVVGHGTAYSGAQIHEAPSRPDMQDPLRFWTPAISPSGGTFYTGDAFPAWRGNLFLATLSSAGLLRLTLEGERITAEEQLLWGQQRLRQVLQGPEGFLYLLTDEARGRILRIEPAE from the coding sequence ATGGCCCAGGGCGGCCGGCTGTCGGAAAGCCAGGCGGCGCGCTTCCGCGTCACCACCTTCGCGCAAGGCCTCGAACATCCCTGGGGCGCCGCCTTCCTGCCGGATGGCCGGCTGCTGGTGACCGAGCGCCCCGGCCGGCTGCGGCTGGTGGAGCGCGATGGCCGCCTCTCCCCCCCGCTCTCCGGCGTGCCTTCGGTGGCGGCGGCCGGCCAGGGCGGGCTGCTGGACATCGAACTCGCCCCCGATTTCGCCGAGACGCGCGAGCTCTATCTCTGCCAGGCCGTCACCTTGCGCGGCGGCAATGCCACGCGGCTGCTGCGGGCGCGGCTGGCGGGCGATGCAGCCAGCCTGGACGCCGCCCAGCCCATCCTGGACGCGACGCCGGCGCAGCCCGGCAATGGCCATTATGGCTGCCGCATCGTCTTCGGCGGCGATGGCAAGCTGTATCTCTCCACCGGCGACCGGCAGAGCCGCCCCGAGCGCGCCCAGGCGCTGGACGATCTGGCCGGCAAGCTGCTGCGGCTGGAGCGCGACGGGCGCCCGGCCGCGGGCAACCCCTTCCTGGGGCGCGAGGGCGCGCGGCCGGAGATCTACGCCTATGGCCTGCGCAACCCGCAGGGCCTGGCGGTGCATCCCAGGACCGGCCGGGTCTTCGAGATCGAGATGGGCCCGCGCGGCGGCGACGAGGTGAACCTGCCCGAGCCCGGCGCCAATCTGGGCTGGCCGGTGGTGGGGCATGGCACCGCCTATAGCGGCGCGCAGATCCATGAGGCGCCCTCGCGCCCGGACATGCAGGACCCGCTGCGCTTTTGGACGCCCGCCATCAGCCCCTCCGGCGGCACCTTCTACACGGGCGACGCCTTCCCCGCCTGGCGCGGCAACCTGTTCCTGGCGACGCTGAGCAGCGCCGGCCTGCTGCGGCTGACCCTGGAGGGCGAGCGCATCACCGCCGAGGAGCAGTTGCTCTGGGGCCAGCAGCGGCTGCGCCAGGTGCTGCAGGGGCCGGAGGGTTTTCTCTACCTGCTGACCGACGAGGCGCGCGGCCGCATCCTGCGGATCGAGCCGGCGGAATAG
- a CDS encoding DksA/TraR family C4-type zinc finger protein has protein sequence MASGWAPDGAVQDQIDDTVTDAVLRARARLSAGGGGNLHCEECGEEIPEARRRALPNARTCVPCQSERDARPAAFGINRRGSKDSQLK, from the coding sequence ATGGCCAGCGGCTGGGCCCCGGACGGGGCGGTGCAGGACCAGATCGACGACACGGTGACCGATGCGGTGCTGCGCGCCCGCGCCCGGCTCTCGGCCGGGGGTGGTGGCAACCTGCATTGCGAGGAATGCGGCGAGGAGATCCCCGAGGCCCGCCGCCGCGCGCTGCCGAATGCGCGCACCTGCGTGCCCTGCCAGTCGGAGCGCGATGCGCGCCCCGCCGCCTTCGGCATCAACCGGCGCGGCAGCAAGGACAGCCAGCTGAAATAG
- a CDS encoding VCBS domain-containing protein yields the protein MSYEISREKNLGYFFYHIQNGQFVADSAISVGFHYGVLTYFIGRSGVLTFAPEAVSIAGLPVNTGTPLIPELAYYLANTDVLAAGMSAETHYAQFGWKEGRTTGSLFDGAYYLRVNQDVREAGINPVEHYLAFGWKEGRDPNPLFDTSFYLAQNADVAEAGINPLEHYLLWGRHEARDANAFFDADFYLQQHPALVEIGADPLAHYSEQGWREGAAASRSFITKVYLAQNPDVAAAGIDPLRHYLEYGQAEGRALSSGTAASISGRLTGSTDEDSGTTLIGRITVQDVDPLESGMDATFGGRTVYVLADGREALNAPVIDTAGGPFRLRLSPDGSWSYTVDPELYQYLREGEVVEERFTLRTVGQDEVVVSITIEGRNDPAVFTGETRGVVDEAAGPGVSGEVTYHYDPDRGESTLQAGRHDGLYGWLELTAQGDWEYRFTGNAELGVTPGQAHDDLTDVITIRSLDGTPHMVSIDILAFAGADALF from the coding sequence ATGTCCTACGAGATCAGCCGCGAGAAGAATCTCGGCTATTTCTTCTACCATATCCAAAACGGGCAGTTCGTGGCGGATTCGGCGATCTCGGTCGGCTTCCACTATGGGGTGCTGACCTATTTCATCGGCCGCTCCGGCGTGCTGACCTTCGCGCCGGAGGCGGTCAGCATCGCCGGCCTGCCGGTCAACACCGGCACGCCGCTGATCCCCGAGCTGGCCTATTACCTGGCCAACACCGATGTGCTGGCCGCCGGCATGTCAGCCGAGACGCATTACGCGCAATTCGGCTGGAAGGAGGGTCGGACCACCGGCTCGCTCTTCGACGGCGCCTACTATCTGCGGGTGAACCAGGATGTGCGCGAGGCCGGCATCAACCCGGTCGAGCACTACCTGGCCTTCGGCTGGAAGGAGGGGCGCGATCCCAACCCGCTCTTCGACACCAGCTTCTACCTGGCGCAGAATGCCGATGTGGCGGAAGCCGGCATCAACCCGCTGGAGCACTATCTGCTCTGGGGCCGGCACGAGGCGCGCGACGCCAACGCCTTCTTCGATGCCGATTTCTACCTGCAGCAGCATCCGGCGCTGGTGGAGATCGGCGCCGACCCGCTGGCGCATTATTCGGAGCAGGGCTGGCGGGAGGGTGCGGCCGCCTCGCGCAGCTTCATCACCAAGGTCTATCTGGCGCAGAACCCGGATGTGGCGGCGGCCGGCATCGACCCGCTGCGCCACTACCTGGAATACGGCCAGGCCGAGGGCCGCGCGCTCAGCAGCGGCACCGCCGCCAGCATCTCCGGCCGCCTCACCGGCAGCACCGACGAGGACAGCGGCACCACGCTCATCGGCCGCATCACCGTGCAGGATGTGGATCCGCTGGAATCCGGCATGGATGCCACTTTCGGCGGCCGCACCGTCTATGTCCTGGCCGATGGGCGCGAGGCCTTGAACGCGCCGGTGATCGACACCGCCGGCGGCCCCTTCCGGCTGCGCCTGTCGCCGGATGGCAGCTGGAGCTACACCGTCGATCCCGAGCTGTACCAGTATCTGCGCGAGGGCGAGGTGGTGGAGGAGCGCTTCACCCTGCGCACGGTCGGCCAGGACGAGGTGGTGGTGAGCATCACCATCGAGGGCCGCAACGATCCGGCGGTGTTCACGGGCGAGACGCGCGGCGTGGTGGACGAGGCGGCGGGCCCCGGCGTGTCCGGCGAGGTCACCTATCATTACGACCCGGACCGCGGCGAGAGCACGCTGCAGGCCGGCCGCCATGACGGGCTCTATGGCTGGCTGGAGCTGACCGCGCAGGGCGATTGGGAGTACCGCTTCACCGGCAATGCCGAGCTCGGCGTCACCCCGGGCCAGGCGCATGACGACCTCACCGACGTCATCACCATCCGCAGCCTGGACGGCACGCCGCACATGGTCAGCATCGACATCCTGGCCTTCGCCGGCGCCGACGCGCTGTTCTGA
- a CDS encoding pentapeptide repeat-containing protein, with product MLRRLALVLLGLLAAPGMAAACSCAPPRPPHESIPRTPFAFRGEIVALQQGRRDALTFVIATVRVLEDLKGDIGPSIELVQSSHDVWRRVGCGFPFPFEIGWQGLIYAEVPGEHDASAGLLPAPDRLSTNGCLMAQTYPRTGIVWQLREWRDRRRAIEAALRQSPDSPALLLERARIVESMEGPEAGAVLYRALIARDPGALAPQLALLQSLAATQWQNPSKEFPLLRLRIAALAPGDAAVESQIARARFVAREYRVARGRRDFRGWAVDSLRLDHALPGLDVSQARLGEFMLYSGDWRQARLAEAEIDNLIFEMGPLHGGIVDLRGADLTGLAVNRGSMLRARLDDARLDRVRLNRVTLHRASLRGISGQDARLEGAVMTEVDLSGARLLDADLRRADLRRAVFGQASLRHVDLREARLEGADLSEARIERSLFDGATYDDVTRWPRGVDPAALGARRQEDLASP from the coding sequence GTGCTGCGCCGCCTGGCCCTGGTGCTGCTCGGCCTGCTGGCTGCCCCGGGCATGGCGGCTGCCTGCAGCTGCGCTCCGCCCCGGCCCCCCCATGAATCGATCCCGCGGACGCCCTTCGCCTTCAGGGGTGAGATCGTCGCGCTGCAACAGGGGCGGCGTGACGCCCTGACCTTCGTCATCGCGACGGTCAGGGTGCTGGAAGACCTGAAGGGTGACATCGGGCCAAGCATCGAACTGGTGCAATCGAGTCATGATGTGTGGCGCAGAGTGGGATGTGGTTTTCCTTTTCCCTTCGAGATCGGCTGGCAAGGGCTGATCTATGCGGAGGTGCCGGGTGAACACGATGCGAGCGCCGGCCTGCTGCCTGCGCCGGACAGGCTCAGCACCAATGGCTGCTTGATGGCCCAGACCTACCCAAGGACGGGCATCGTCTGGCAGCTGCGGGAATGGCGTGACCGGCGGCGGGCGATCGAGGCGGCCCTCCGTCAGTCGCCGGACTCACCGGCGCTGCTGCTCGAGCGGGCGCGGATCGTCGAGAGTATGGAGGGCCCCGAGGCCGGCGCGGTGCTGTACCGGGCGCTGATCGCGCGCGATCCCGGGGCCCTGGCCCCGCAGCTGGCGCTGCTGCAGTCCCTGGCGGCGACCCAGTGGCAAAACCCGAGCAAGGAGTTCCCTCTGCTGCGGTTGCGGATCGCGGCTCTGGCCCCCGGCGATGCCGCGGTCGAGTCGCAGATCGCGCGGGCCCGTTTCGTGGCCAGGGAGTACCGGGTGGCGAGGGGGCGCCGCGATTTTCGCGGCTGGGCGGTGGACAGCCTCCGGCTGGACCATGCCCTGCCCGGCCTCGATGTCAGCCAGGCCCGGCTTGGCGAGTTCATGCTGTATTCCGGCGATTGGCGCCAGGCCAGGCTGGCGGAGGCCGAGATCGACAACCTCATCTTCGAGATGGGCCCGCTCCATGGCGGAATTGTCGATCTGCGTGGCGCCGACCTGACCGGATTGGCGGTGAATCGCGGCAGCATGCTGCGCGCCCGGCTCGACGATGCGCGGCTGGACAGGGTGCGGCTGAACCGGGTGACGCTGCACCGGGCCAGCCTGCGCGGCATCAGCGGCCAGGATGCCAGGCTGGAAGGCGCGGTGATGACCGAGGTCGATCTCTCCGGCGCCCGGCTTCTGGACGCCGATCTGCGCCGCGCCGATCTGCGCCGGGCGGTCTTCGGCCAGGCATCGCTGCGGCATGTCGATCTGCGCGAGGCCCGGCTCGAAGGCGCCGATCTCTCCGAGGCCCGGATCGAGCGCAGCCTGTTCGACGGCGCGACCTATGACGATGTGACCCGCTGGCCCCGGGGCGTCGATCCGGCGGCGCTGGGGGCGCGGAGGCAGGAAGACCTCGCCAGCCCCTGA
- a CDS encoding dienelactone hydrolase family protein produces MHPRRRARFLPPLALTLAVIAGPAAAQPAQPAPAERRAIAARVELHAIPTRTMSDSDFLAGRAEAGQPVTTAGEFRIAQGTGRLPVVVLMHGSGGIGPNIEMWSRLLNAQGISTFAIDGFTGRGLVSTSTDQARLGRLNLILDIYGALGILAKHPRVDPQRIVLIGFSRGGQAAFYAAMQRFHTLWNRSGADFAAYIPFYPDCATRYIDDTKLVARPVRLIHGEADDYNPLRSCAAQVERLKAAGADVTLTTYPGAHHGFDTPLSDSPAVATNSQTVRECSIEERAPGQLINTATGQPFAYTDACVQLNPQVGGDPAAREASQRAVLEAVMAVVRK; encoded by the coding sequence ATGCATCCCCGCCGCCGCGCCCGCTTCCTGCCGCCGCTCGCCCTGACCCTGGCGGTCATCGCCGGCCCCGCTGCCGCCCAGCCGGCGCAGCCCGCCCCCGCCGAGCGCCGCGCCATCGCAGCGAGGGTCGAGCTGCACGCCATCCCGACCCGCACCATGAGCGATTCGGATTTCCTGGCCGGCCGCGCCGAGGCCGGGCAGCCCGTCACCACCGCCGGCGAGTTCCGCATCGCCCAGGGCACGGGCCGGCTGCCGGTCGTGGTGCTGATGCATGGCTCCGGCGGCATCGGGCCGAATATCGAGATGTGGTCGCGCCTGCTGAACGCCCAGGGCATCTCGACCTTCGCCATCGACGGCTTCACCGGGCGCGGCCTGGTCAGCACCAGCACCGACCAGGCGCGGCTCGGCCGGCTGAACCTGATCCTCGACATCTATGGCGCGCTCGGCATCCTGGCGAAGCATCCGCGCGTCGATCCGCAGCGCATCGTGCTGATCGGCTTCTCGCGCGGCGGGCAGGCGGCCTTCTACGCCGCCATGCAGCGCTTCCACACGCTGTGGAACCGATCGGGCGCCGATTTCGCCGCCTACATCCCCTTCTACCCGGATTGCGCCACCCGCTACATCGACGACACGAAGCTGGTCGCCCGCCCGGTGCGGCTGATCCATGGCGAGGCGGATGACTATAACCCGCTGCGCAGCTGCGCCGCGCAGGTGGAGCGGCTGAAGGCGGCCGGCGCCGATGTCACGCTGACCACCTATCCCGGCGCGCATCACGGCTTCGACACGCCGCTCTCCGACAGCCCCGCGGTGGCCACCAATTCCCAGACGGTGCGGGAATGCAGCATCGAGGAGCGCGCCCCCGGCCAGCTGATCAACACCGCGACCGGCCAGCCCTTCGCCTACACCGATGCCTGCGTGCAGCTGAACCCGCAGGTCGGCGGCGATCCGGCGGCGCGGGAGGCCTCGCAGCGGGCGGTGCTGGAGGCGGTGATGGCGGTGGTGCGGAAATAG
- a CDS encoding tripartite tricarboxylate transporter permease, whose amino-acid sequence MDVWSGLSFGFGNALTLTNLGWALLGCFLGTAIGVLPGIGPALTIALLLPITFQVSATGAFILFCGVFYGAMYGGSTTSILLNTPGESGSIITALEGAKMARNGRAGPALVTAAVGSFVAGTIGTLGISFLGPIVVELALKLGPAEYFALMVLCFVTVSAVLGGSALRGLTSLGLGLLIGLVGIDLQTGQPRLTFGIPELLDGIDVVLVAVALFAVGETLYLAWRHVEGKQEVREVGRLMMTKEDWKRSTGPWLRGALLGFPFGVMPAGGTEMPTMLSYYAERKLVRKEHLHEFGTTGAIEGVAGPEAANNAAAAGVLVPMLTLGLPTSATAAIMLSAFQSYGIQPGPMLFTTQAELVWTLIASLYIANIMLVVLNLPLVGLWARILKIPVPQLYAGILVFATIGTYGISNSVVDLMLLYGIGIIAMFMRRFDFPTAPVVIGMILGPMAEQALRQALTISQGDWTTFVTRPVSLSILLLAILALVGPRLWAVLSRRRAAA is encoded by the coding sequence ATGGATGTCTGGTCCGGCCTGTCCTTCGGCTTCGGCAATGCGCTGACGCTGACCAATCTCGGCTGGGCGCTGCTCGGCTGCTTCCTCGGCACGGCGATCGGCGTGCTGCCGGGCATCGGCCCGGCGCTGACCATCGCGCTCCTGCTGCCGATCACCTTCCAGGTCTCCGCCACCGGCGCCTTCATCCTGTTCTGCGGGGTGTTCTACGGCGCCATGTATGGCGGCTCGACCACCTCGATCCTGCTGAACACGCCGGGCGAATCGGGCTCGATCATCACCGCGCTGGAAGGCGCGAAGATGGCCAGGAACGGCCGCGCCGGCCCGGCGCTGGTCACCGCCGCCGTCGGCAGCTTCGTCGCCGGCACCATCGGCACGCTGGGGATTTCCTTCCTCGGCCCGATCGTCGTCGAGCTGGCCCTCAAGCTGGGCCCGGCCGAGTATTTCGCGCTGATGGTGCTGTGCTTCGTCACCGTCTCGGCGGTGCTCGGCGGCTCGGCGCTGCGCGGGCTGACCTCGCTCGGCCTCGGCCTGCTGATCGGCCTGGTCGGCATCGACCTGCAGACCGGCCAGCCGCGCCTGACCTTCGGCATCCCCGAGCTGCTCGACGGCATCGATGTGGTGCTGGTGGCCGTCGCCCTCTTCGCGGTGGGCGAGACGCTCTACCTCGCCTGGCGCCATGTCGAGGGCAAGCAGGAGGTGCGCGAGGTCGGCCGGCTGATGATGACGAAGGAGGACTGGAAACGCTCCACCGGCCCCTGGCTGCGCGGCGCGCTGCTGGGCTTCCCCTTCGGCGTCATGCCCGCCGGCGGCACCGAGATGCCGACCATGCTGAGCTACTATGCCGAGCGGAAGCTGGTGCGGAAGGAGCATCTGCACGAATTCGGCACGACCGGCGCCATCGAGGGCGTGGCCGGGCCGGAAGCGGCCAACAACGCCGCCGCCGCCGGCGTGCTGGTGCCGATGCTCACCCTGGGCCTGCCGACCTCGGCCACCGCCGCCATCATGCTCTCGGCCTTCCAGTCCTACGGCATCCAGCCCGGGCCGATGCTGTTCACCACCCAGGCCGAGCTGGTCTGGACGCTGATCGCCTCGCTCTACATCGCCAACATCATGCTGGTGGTGCTGAACCTGCCGCTGGTGGGCCTCTGGGCGCGCATCCTGAAGATCCCGGTGCCGCAGCTCTATGCCGGCATCCTGGTCTTCGCCACCATCGGCACCTATGGCATCAGCAACTCGGTGGTCGACCTGATGCTGCTCTACGGCATCGGCATCATCGCCATGTTCATGCGCCGCTTCGACTTCCCGACCGCGCCGGTGGTGATCGGCATGATCCTGGGGCCGATGGCCGAGCAGGCGCTGCGCCAGGCGCTGACCATCAGCCAGGGCGACTGGACCACCTTCGTCACCCGCCCCGTCTCGCTCTCCATCCTGCTGCTGGCGATACTGGCGCTGGTCGGGCCGCGGCTCTGGGCGGTGCTGTCGCGGCGCCGCGCCGCGGCCTGA
- a CDS encoding tripartite tricarboxylate transporter TctB family protein yields the protein MAPRGGGRLLPGAGPDLAVGLFVLALGLLCLWQAWAIPVTPLYAQVGPKFMPSLVGALVLAVGAGLTLAALRGGWSRDLEEVQEAPPTNWRALGLLGAGLLANLVLIDSLGFVFAATAQFVLVAAAFGSRHPLRDLAIGAVVTLGAYLAFDKLLGVNIGAGILEGIL from the coding sequence ATGGCGCCGCGCGGCGGCGGCCGGCTCCTGCCCGGAGCCGGCCCGGATCTCGCGGTCGGGCTGTTCGTCCTCGCCCTCGGCCTGCTCTGCCTGTGGCAGGCCTGGGCGATCCCGGTCACCCCGCTCTACGCCCAGGTCGGGCCGAAATTCATGCCGAGCCTGGTGGGGGCGCTGGTGCTGGCGGTGGGGGCCGGGCTGACGCTCGCCGCCCTGCGCGGCGGCTGGTCGCGCGACCTCGAGGAGGTGCAGGAGGCGCCGCCCACCAATTGGCGCGCCCTCGGCCTGCTCGGCGCGGGGCTGCTGGCCAATCTGGTGCTGATCGATTCCCTGGGCTTCGTCTTCGCCGCCACGGCGCAGTTCGTGCTGGTCGCCGCCGCCTTCGGCAGCCGCCACCCCTTGCGCGACCTGGCGATCGGCGCGGTGGTGACGCTCGGCGCCTATCTCGCCTTCGACAAGCTGCTCGGCGTGAATATCGGCGCCGGCATCCTGGAAGGGATCCTCTGA
- a CDS encoding tripartite tricarboxylate transporter substrate binding protein gives MLRRTFLSAAATGLALPWLPGAARAQQQQRFATLHVFIPAGPGGGWDGLGRAIEQVGRQAGMVGNFQFENVGGAGGTVGLPRFIQQRRGREGSIMIGGAVMVGSVLANRSPVGLKDVTPIARMTTEPGIIVVPASSDIRDLKGFLEALKTNPGATSVAGGSAGGIDHILLGLLLKSQGRSAKDASYVAFAGGGPAQAAILGAQVKAGISGVSEFAEQIKAGRMRALATSGETRSLPDVPTLKESGIDITLGNWRGVFGPPGIRPETRAELLRFVTDLRALPAWKELMERQGWEDAFLGGDEFGEFLKRDEAATAEVLREVGLI, from the coding sequence ATGTTGCGCCGCACCTTCCTGAGCGCCGCCGCCACCGGCCTGGCCCTGCCCTGGCTGCCCGGCGCCGCCCGCGCGCAGCAGCAGCAGCGCTTCGCGACCCTGCATGTCTTCATCCCCGCCGGCCCCGGCGGCGGCTGGGACGGGCTCGGCCGCGCCATCGAGCAGGTCGGCCGCCAGGCCGGCATGGTCGGCAATTTCCAGTTCGAGAATGTCGGCGGCGCCGGCGGCACGGTCGGCCTGCCGCGCTTCATCCAGCAGCGCCGCGGCCGCGAGGGCAGCATCATGATCGGCGGCGCCGTCATGGTGGGCTCGGTGCTGGCCAACCGCTCGCCGGTCGGGCTGAAGGATGTCACGCCGATCGCGCGCATGACCACCGAACCCGGCATCATCGTGGTGCCGGCCAGCAGCGACATCCGCGACCTGAAGGGCTTCCTGGAGGCGCTGAAGACCAATCCGGGCGCCACTTCGGTCGCCGGCGGCAGCGCCGGCGGCATCGACCACATCCTGCTCGGCCTGCTGCTCAAGAGCCAGGGCCGCTCGGCCAAGGACGCCTCCTATGTCGCCTTCGCCGGCGGCGGGCCGGCCCAGGCCGCCATCCTTGGCGCCCAGGTCAAGGCCGGCATCTCCGGCGTCTCGGAATTCGCCGAGCAGATCAAGGCCGGCCGCATGCGGGCGCTCGCCACTTCCGGCGAGACGCGCAGCCTGCCCGATGTGCCGACGCTGAAGGAGAGCGGCATCGACATCACGCTGGGCAATTGGCGCGGCGTGTTCGGCCCGCCCGGCATCCGGCCGGAGACGCGGGCCGAGCTGCTGCGCTTCGTCACCGATCTGCGCGCCCTGCCGGCCTGGAAGGAGCTGATGGAGCGCCAGGGCTGGGAGGACGCGTTCCTCGGCGGCGACGAGTTCGGCGAATTCCTCAAGCGCGACGAGGCGGCCACCGCCGAGGTGCTGCGCGAGGTCGGCCTCATCTGA